A genomic segment from Ciconia boyciana chromosome 5, ASM3463844v1, whole genome shotgun sequence encodes:
- the LOC140652402 gene encoding NELL2-interacting cell ontogeny regulator 1, with protein sequence MRVMALPSVGSVMRVAIPFISVVGLLSVRLVGAGQDSGSVIPAESRPCVDCHAFEFMQRALQDLKKTAYNLDTRTETLLLRAEKRGLCDCFRAIH encoded by the exons ATGAGAGTAATGGCGTTGCCGTCTGTCGGGAGCGTGATGCGTGTGGCGATCCCGTTCATCTCGGTGGTTGGCCTGCTAAGCGTGAGGCTTGTGGGGGCCGGCCAGGACTCTGGGAGTGTCATTCCTGCAGAAA GTCGTCCCTGTGTTGACTGCCATGCATTTGAGTTCATGCAGAGGGCGTTGCAGGATTTAAAGAAGACAGCGTATAATCTAGACACACGG ACAGAAACCCTCCTCCTGAGAGCGGAAAAGAGAGGCCTGTGTGATTGCTTTCGTGCGATACACTGA